In the genome of Pusillimonas sp. T7-7, the window ATTGCCGGGCAGGGCACCATAGGCATGGAAATCCTGCGCCAGCGTCCTGGCCCGATCGATGCCGTTTTCATCGCGATAGGGGGTGGTGGCCTGATTGCCGGTGTGGCGGCCTACATCAAGCAGTTGCGGCCTGAAATCAAGATTATCGGCGTGCAAACGGTTGATTCCGCCGCCATGGCGCGCAGCGTGCAGGCGGGCAGGCGCGTTACGCTGAACGACGTGGGCCTGTTTTCCGATGGCACGGCGGTCAAGCAGGTGGGGTTGGAAAACTTCAAACTGGTGCGTGAGTACGTCGACGACTTTGTGCTGGTCGATACCGATGCCATCGCCGCCGCGATCAAGGATGTATTCCAGGATACGCGCAGTGTGCTCGAACCTGCCGGCGCCCTGGCCCTGGCGGGCGCCAAGCGCTATGCCATGCAGAACAAATGGAAGGACAAGCATCTGGTGGCCATCGCCAGCGGTGCGAATATGAACTTCGATCGCTTGCGCTTTGTGGCCGAGCGCGCCGATGTGGGCGAGGCGCGCGAAGCGCTGTTTGCCTTGAGCATACCGGAAAAGCGGGGCAGCTTTCTGCGCCTGTGCGAGGCGGTCGGCAGCCGCAGTGTCACCGAGTTCAACTACCGCATCTCGGATGCCGAGCAGGCGCATGTTTTTGTGGGCCTGCAAATCCGTGCCGAGGCCGAGATCGAAAAGCTGGCCAATATTTTTCGCAAGAAGGGTTTTCCCACTTTGGACCTGACCGGCAACGAGATGGCCAAGACGCATTTGCGCTATATGGTGGGTGGCCGTTCCGACCTGGCCAATCACGAGCTGCTGTTCCGCTTCGAGTTTCCCGAAAGGCCCGGAGCCTTGATGAAGTTTCTGGGAGCCATGAGCCCCGACTGGAATATCAGCCTGTTCCATTACCGCAGTCAAGGTGATGATTACGGCCGCATCCTGGTAGGCATACAGGTTCCGCCCGCCGACAAAAAGCCATTCAAGGCCTTTCTTGATGGGTTGGGTTATCCGTACTGGAACGAAAGTGACAACCCCGCCTACCGTCTCTTCCTTTAAGGGCTCTGGCCTGTACCAGCCCCGTTTGGGGCTGGAAATGGAAATGGTGGTGGCCGACGCCGCAACGGGCGCCAGTTTGCCCGTGCAGGCTTACTTTGATGCTTTGCTCGATATCAAAAGGGCGCGCGGTCAGGCCTGCGAGCCGCACTTTCTTGAAGATCGTTGTGTCAGCGTCCAGACACCACTGGCCGAATGCGGCCTGGACAATGGATTCAATTTGCTGGAAACGGCGCTGGCGCCGGTGAACGGCGGGCATGGCGGCCTGAGTCGCCTGGCCCGTGTCGCCTACCAGGAATTGGCTGATTCCATGCAAGCGCTGGAAGCGGACGGCGCCTGTATATTGAATGCGGCCCAGCATCCCGCCTGCCCGCGGGATAAGCAGTGGTACGACAAGGTATGCGTGCCCCGGCCCATTTACCGCGAACTACGCGAACATCGAGGTTGGCATCACTGGGAAGGCATAGATGCCAAGGCCCAGAATGGGGCGAATACATCAGTGCCGGTCGAGCAGGCGGTACGCGCGCTGAACGTGGCCATTGCACTGGCGCCTGCCAGCATCGCGCTGTTCGCCAATAGTCCTTTGGAGTCGGGAGTCCATGCGGGCCATAAGGAAAACCGCATGACGCTTTGGCCTCGGGTCTTCGAGCCGGCGCGCTTTCCCGGTGACCTGATGCTAAGCAGCTATCCAAAACGGGCCTTCCATGACATGGCGGATTTTTTTGGGTGGATGTTCGGTCAGGGCACGGTCACGCGCGGCTTGCCCATGAGCTCGTCTTATGACTACAAGTCGGCGCCGGTGGTCATTCTGGACGGCGCACCCAGCCTGCTCGAGTTCCTGCAGTCGGAGCAATGGGCCGGACACCGCAGCGATACCGGGCAGGCGGTGTCGTTGCGGCCTCAGGCTCAGCATTTTGAGTATTCGCAAATAGGCCAGTTTCTGGATGCGCGCCTGCGTTATCGTTGGCAAAGGCAGCCGACACTCACAGACATCATGCAGGCCTGGACGCAAGATGGCGGGCTGGAGTCCCTGTTTCTGGCCTGCGGGGCGCAAACCTATATAGAAGCTAGGGCGCCGGCTGCTGTGTTTGCCGATGCGGCCTTGCTGGATGAAGCCGGCCCCGATGTCGCACGCAGTGTGCTGTTGTCGCCGTCGGCGCTGCAGGCAGGCTTGCTGGGCAATCTGGACGAAGCCTGGCGGCTGGTCACCGACCGGGGTTGGCAGGCGCTGGGCAATTTGCGCCAGCCCGCCATGCGTTCAGGCATGGACGATGCCGAGGTCAAGGGCTTGTGCACCGATGTGCTGGCTGTGGCCAGGGCGGGGCTGGAGAAAGCGGACGAGCACTGGCTTGCGTATCCGGCGTTTGTGCTCGAGAGTCGGCGTTGCGCGGCGGATCGGCTGCTTGATACCTGGATGGCAACAGCCGGCTTCCCCGGGCAAAAGCTGGCAGCCGTGCTGGCCCGGCATGCCGTCTTGCATCCTGCTCGTTACGGGGCGGTCTCGTAGACTTCGTCGGCGGCCAGCAGAATATCGACGGGCGGATCAAAACCTATGATGCGGGCGGTGCCCAGGTTCAGTGCGATCTTGGGCGGATCTACCCACAACTGACTAAGTTGACGGGGCTTGGCGCCATTGAATACCCGTGCAATGGTTTCGGCATGGAAAAGCCCCACGTACGATAGATCGGCTTGAGCCAGGCTCAGCAAGATGCCTTGTTCGACCTGGCTGGAGCCTGCCATCGAAAAGCTGGGGATCTTGGCTTTTTCAAGGATGTGGGCCAGCGGTTTGATGGACGTGGGGTTGACGCCGCGATGCGTGGTGACATACACGGCGCCCACATTTTGATCGGCAAGCTGTTGATAGCATTTCAGGGCGTTGTCTATGGCCTGCTCCGTAGAGATACTGCTGGATTGCGCGTGGCAATGCTTGATGGTGAACCCCAGTTCCTGCCCGACTTGCTCCACCGCGGCAACGGCGGCATAGCTGCGCCCGGCGTCAGTATCTTCGTAGACGATGCCGAGTTCTTTAAAGGGAACGATTTCATGAAAAAGCCTGACCTGGCGCTGGTAGCGCTCGGGTTCTATGCGGGCATGCAGGTTGTCGCGCCCGCTGTCAGCGGCGCTGTCGGAAATATGGGATGCCAGCGGATCGCTGGTTGAACCCACGATGGTGGGTACAGGCGGGCCGATCTGACGCATGTCCTGGCCCGCCCAGGTACCCATGGCGATGATCAGGTCGATATCGTGGTTTTGCTCTAGGCGCTGGGCGATGGCCTGTCGCATGGGCGCCCGCTGCTCGGCGTCGAAATTGCCCGGTTGCCACCAGGCGTCTTGCACCAGTTCGAGGTAGCGGCTTTGCGCATGTTGGCTCAGCCACATCCAGAGTTGCTGTCCGTTCAAGCCGTCGGGCAGGGTGGCATCGAGCGTTAGCCAGCCCAGGCGTTGCAAGCCTTGAATAACCGCGGCCAGTGTGGCCGGGTAGTCGGAGTATTCGCCGCTTTCAACATAGCCGATGCGCCAGCGCGAGCCGTCGGATTTTTTAATGGGCGTGGTCTTGAATACTTGCGTTGCAGTATCGGGCGCTGCGACAGAGGCTGCTGTCGCGGGCGGGGTGGCGGCAATCAGGCCTATGGCCATAAGCGTGGAGGCAATGATGCGTGAAATCATGGTGCTGCCCTTTTTGCTGCGATGACGGTGATGTCGTCGGATTGGTCAGTATCGTCGGCGAACTGGCGCACATCGTTGATCAGTGCCAGAGTGGTGTCTTGGGCGCTGGCGGGCCCGGTTTGCGTCAGGAAGCGGTACAGCCGGGGGTCGCCATAGAGCTGTCCGACCGGGTTCAGTGCTTCGGTGACGCCGTCGGTATAGCCGAGCACGGTTTCGCCGGGCTCAAGCGTGGTAGAGAACAAGCGGTAAGGCAGGCCATCCTGAACGCCGCAGGCAGGCCCGCTGCGCCCTTCGAGTATGCGCAGCTGACCATCGGTCTGCAAGACACATAGGGGTGGATGCCCGCCGTTGGACCACGACAGTTCGCCGGTTTCCAGGTCTAGTACAGCCAGCACCAGCGTGACGAACATCATGTTGGGGTTATTTTCGGACAGGCGGTTGTTGACCCGTTCCATAAGCCGGGCCGGGTCTGTTTCGTCTTCGGCGCAGGCCCTGATGAGGGTGCGCGTGACGGCCATGAACAAGGCCGCAGGCACACCCTTGTCGGACACATCGCCGATGACAACGCACAGCTTGCCGTTATTGAGCGGGAAATAGTCGTAGAGGTCGCCGCCGACCTCTTTGGCGGGCAGCATGGTGGCGTACAGGTCGACCTTTTTCAGGATGTCGGGATCCAGCGGTACGGGCAGCAAGCCCATCTGGATATCGTGCGCGATGCTCAGCTCGCTTTCCAGGCGTTCGCGGCTGGATGTTTCCAGCACCAGGCGGGCGACTTTTTCGCGCAGTTGCTGATCCATGAAGATGAAGGTCGAGGCCAGTCGACCCACTTCGTCTGGCTGTTTGGACGGCAGCTGCGTAATGTGGTCGGGGATGTCGGCGGCCGCGCTCAGGTCTTGTTCGGGCAGCTTGCGGGCAAAGAGACTGAGTTGCTGCAAAGGGCGGGTGATGCGTGCCGACAAGGCCCAGGCCACGATGAGCGAAATCAGCAAGATGGCCAGGAAGATGGCTGCCAGGCGGTTACGCAGCTTGATGGCGGGCTGGGTCAGGTCATCGTTGGGCACGGCGGCCACGATGGTCCAGCCCAGTGGTTTGAAATGGGCCGCGCTGATGCCCCAGCCATTGGCTTGCAACTGCCCGCCAAAGGGAAAAGTGGCGATCTCGCCGCTGGCGGGAATGGCCTTGAGCATAGCCTGCAGCGTTTGCCCGCTGCCCTGGTCTTGTTCGTTCAACAAGCCGGCATATTGCTGGGGCAGCGGCGAAACCAGCTCGCCGTCGTCCTGGACGATGAAGGCAAAGCCGGTATCGGCCAGACGCAGCGATACCAGGGCCTCGCGCACTGCGGTTTCCATTTCGTCGCGCCGACGATCGAACTGATTGGAGACATCGCGTGCATTATCGCTAACGGCGAAAATCCAGTCCCAAGGCTCGAAGTAGGAAAAATAGGCGTAGCGCAATTCGCCTTTGCCGTCGGCACTGGCCGGTGGAAAGCGGTAGATGGCAAAGCTTTGGCCTGATGCGCGGGCTTCCTGGTAGGCCGATGCGGCAAGCGCGTGCCCTTTGAAATCTTTCAGGCTGGATAGATCAAGACCCAGCAGATCGGGTTTGCCGCTGGCGATGACTTCAAACTGATGGTTAAAGACGAAACTGTAGCGTTGCTCGCTGATGTGGAGCTGATCGATCCAGGCCCTGGCCAGGCTTTGTGCCTGTGCGCCGTCGATTTGCCCTGCTTCGACCTGCTTTTCGTACATGGACAGTACGGAATGTATGGTGGCGCCCAATTGGACCATGTGGGCCCGGCCATTACGCACCGTGGTGATTTTGTCGGTGAGCAGGGCACCCCAGCGCGCCTCGCTGTCACGTATCAGCAGCTTCAGGACGTTTTTGACGGCTTGCCGCTCGCTGGCCACCACGGTGTGCGTGACGTTGCGCTGCGTAACCAGCATGACGGTGACCGCGCCCAGAAGCAAGGTCAGGCCAACCAGAAGAAAGATTTTGCTGCGTAGCGAGGTGAGTCGCATAGAGCCGCCCAGGCAAGAAAGTTGTGGCTAATATTTCAATAAGGTATGTTTTTGAATTCGATTGTAAATTACTATTGCATTGTTGAGCCGATACTTTTATTGGGTGAGGCGCCGGCCTGTGCCAAAGTCGACCTTATCCAGCATCTAAAAGAAGCACTCCAAAAGGGCATAACGCCGCAACATGACAGCCACTCAAGAACCAGCACAAAAACAAAGGCGCCGCCGGCCCTTGCGTGATGTACTGCTGGCCTGCCTGGTCGTGCTGCTGCTGGCTCAGGGGTTGATAGGCTCCTTGAGTCTTTCAGCCCTGAATCGCCTGACAGCCGACAATACCGCCGAACGTATAGAGCTGATTGCGCGGCGCATGTCGTCGC includes:
- a CDS encoding glutamate-cysteine ligase family protein codes for the protein MEMVVADAATGASLPVQAYFDALLDIKRARGQACEPHFLEDRCVSVQTPLAECGLDNGFNLLETALAPVNGGHGGLSRLARVAYQELADSMQALEADGACILNAAQHPACPRDKQWYDKVCVPRPIYRELREHRGWHHWEGIDAKAQNGANTSVPVEQAVRALNVAIALAPASIALFANSPLESGVHAGHKENRMTLWPRVFEPARFPGDLMLSSYPKRAFHDMADFFGWMFGQGTVTRGLPMSSSYDYKSAPVVILDGAPSLLEFLQSEQWAGHRSDTGQAVSLRPQAQHFEYSQIGQFLDARLRYRWQRQPTLTDIMQAWTQDGGLESLFLACGAQTYIEARAPAAVFADAALLDEAGPDVARSVLLSPSALQAGLLGNLDEAWRLVTDRGWQALGNLRQPAMRSGMDDAEVKGLCTDVLAVARAGLEKADEHWLAYPAFVLESRRCAADRLLDTWMATAGFPGQKLAAVLARHAVLHPARYGAVS
- a CDS encoding ABC transporter substrate-binding protein, whose translation is MISRIIASTLMAIGLIAATPPATAASVAAPDTATQVFKTTPIKKSDGSRWRIGYVESGEYSDYPATLAAVIQGLQRLGWLTLDATLPDGLNGQQLWMWLSQHAQSRYLELVQDAWWQPGNFDAEQRAPMRQAIAQRLEQNHDIDLIIAMGTWAGQDMRQIGPPVPTIVGSTSDPLASHISDSAADSGRDNLHARIEPERYQRQVRLFHEIVPFKELGIVYEDTDAGRSYAAVAAVEQVGQELGFTIKHCHAQSSSISTEQAIDNALKCYQQLADQNVGAVYVTTHRGVNPTSIKPLAHILEKAKIPSFSMAGSSQVEQGILLSLAQADLSYVGLFHAETIARVFNGAKPRQLSQLWVDPPKIALNLGTARIIGFDPPVDILLAADEVYETAP
- a CDS encoding SpoIIE family protein phosphatase, with translation MRLTSLRSKIFLLVGLTLLLGAVTVMLVTQRNVTHTVVASERQAVKNVLKLLIRDSEARWGALLTDKITTVRNGRAHMVQLGATIHSVLSMYEKQVEAGQIDGAQAQSLARAWIDQLHISEQRYSFVFNHQFEVIASGKPDLLGLDLSSLKDFKGHALAASAYQEARASGQSFAIYRFPPASADGKGELRYAYFSYFEPWDWIFAVSDNARDVSNQFDRRRDEMETAVREALVSLRLADTGFAFIVQDDGELVSPLPQQYAGLLNEQDQGSGQTLQAMLKAIPASGEIATFPFGGQLQANGWGISAAHFKPLGWTIVAAVPNDDLTQPAIKLRNRLAAIFLAILLISLIVAWALSARITRPLQQLSLFARKLPEQDLSAAADIPDHITQLPSKQPDEVGRLASTFIFMDQQLREKVARLVLETSSRERLESELSIAHDIQMGLLPVPLDPDILKKVDLYATMLPAKEVGGDLYDYFPLNNGKLCVVIGDVSDKGVPAALFMAVTRTLIRACAEDETDPARLMERVNNRLSENNPNMMFVTLVLAVLDLETGELSWSNGGHPPLCVLQTDGQLRILEGRSGPACGVQDGLPYRLFSTTLEPGETVLGYTDGVTEALNPVGQLYGDPRLYRFLTQTGPASAQDTTLALINDVRQFADDTDQSDDITVIAAKRAAP
- the ilvA gene encoding threonine ammonia-lyase, biosynthetic, which gives rise to MSTDYLKRILTSKVYDVAVESPLEFAPQVSARIHNKVYLKREDTQAVFSFKLRGAYNKMANLSAADLKRGVIAASAGNHAQGVALSASKLGCRAVIVMPVTSPQVKVDAVRALGGEVVLVGESFSDAYAHALELEKKEKLTFVHPFDDPDVIAGQGTIGMEILRQRPGPIDAVFIAIGGGGLIAGVAAYIKQLRPEIKIIGVQTVDSAAMARSVQAGRRVTLNDVGLFSDGTAVKQVGLENFKLVREYVDDFVLVDTDAIAAAIKDVFQDTRSVLEPAGALALAGAKRYAMQNKWKDKHLVAIASGANMNFDRLRFVAERADVGEAREALFALSIPEKRGSFLRLCEAVGSRSVTEFNYRISDAEQAHVFVGLQIRAEAEIEKLANIFRKKGFPTLDLTGNEMAKTHLRYMVGGRSDLANHELLFRFEFPERPGALMKFLGAMSPDWNISLFHYRSQGDDYGRILVGIQVPPADKKPFKAFLDGLGYPYWNESDNPAYRLFL